From one Clostridia bacterium genomic stretch:
- a CDS encoding glycosyltransferase: MNTIVLTGGGTGGHVIPALALVPYLRKYFSNIYFAGEAGGVEETLAAKCGLPFLGAETIKFDRRRLLRNLAVPRVLHRSAEVMAAKLGEIGCGIVFSKGGYCALPTVLAAHRLGLPIVCHESDRTLGLANRLTLHYTDHLVTSFADTPKGTCIGNPIRDEILRGDERRVALPMPQAPALLVVGGSMGAAFLNRTAAELAERMTGWNVVNVYGKTPVPCACANYVGIPFTDRIADYYARCDVVLCRAGANTMFELAALGKPTVAVPLPKGTSRGDQVANAAYFAARYAHITAIPQEKATMETLVRAIEDKAGIRGRKRETSWGGGLPTDGSGRSGAKPAYASPNAAIARYVYDVFLGSI, from the coding sequence ATGAATACCATCGTTTTGACGGGCGGCGGCACGGGCGGACACGTCATTCCCGCTTTGGCTTTGGTGCCCTATTTGCGCAAATATTTCTCGAATATCTACTTCGCGGGCGAGGCGGGCGGCGTGGAAGAGACCTTGGCCGCCAAGTGCGGCTTGCCCTTTTTGGGCGCGGAGACCATCAAGTTCGACCGCCGAAGGCTTCTCAGAAACCTCGCCGTGCCGCGCGTGCTGCACCGCTCGGCCGAAGTGATGGCGGCGAAACTGGGGGAGATAGGCTGTGGAATCGTGTTCTCGAAGGGCGGGTACTGCGCTTTGCCGACCGTGTTGGCGGCACACCGATTGGGGCTACCCATCGTCTGTCACGAGAGCGACCGCACCCTGGGGTTGGCCAATAGATTGACCTTGCACTATACCGACCACCTCGTCACCTCGTTCGCGGATACGCCCAAGGGAACGTGTATCGGGAACCCCATACGCGACGAGATATTGCGGGGGGATGAAAGGCGCGTGGCGCTTCCTATGCCCCAAGCGCCCGCGTTGCTGGTGGTGGGCGGCAGTATGGGCGCGGCCTTTCTCAACCGAACGGCGGCCGAATTGGCAGAAAGAATGACGGGGTGGAACGTCGTCAACGTGTACGGCAAAACGCCCGTCCCATGTGCGTGCGCCAATTACGTGGGCATACCCTTTACCGATCGCATAGCCGACTACTACGCCCGCTGTGACGTCGTGCTGTGCCGCGCGGGGGCCAACACGATGTTTGAGTTGGCGGCCCTCGGCAAGCCCACCGTCGCCGTGCCCTTGCCCAAAGGTACTTCGCGGGGCGACCAAGTGGCCAACGCGGCCTATTTCGCCGCCCGTTACGCGCATATAACCGCCATACCGCAAGAGAAAGCGACGATGGAAACCCTCGTCAGGGCGATAGAGGACAAAGCGGGTATTAGGGGTAGGAAGCGGGAAACTTCGTGGGGCGGAGGCCTGCCGACGGACGGTAGCGGACGGTCGGGGGCAAAGCCCGCTTACGCCTCGCCCAACGCCGCCATCGCCCGATACGTCTACGACGTATTTCTCGGTAGCATTTGA
- a CDS encoding co-chaperone GroES, with product MNIKPLFDKILVKPIEAETVSAGGIYLSGAAKEKPAYAIVQAVGEGGLVDGKEVKMVLKVGDKVVYGKYAGNEIKLEGVEYVILRQSDVLAVIED from the coding sequence ATGAATATCAAACCTTTATTTGACAAAATTTTGGTAAAACCCATCGAAGCCGAGACGGTGTCGGCCGGTGGTATCTATCTTAGCGGCGCCGCCAAAGAAAAACCCGCCTATGCTATCGTGCAAGCGGTGGGCGAGGGCGGCCTGGTCGACGGCAAAGAGGTCAAAATGGTCCTCAAAGTCGGCGATAAAGTCGTGTACGGCAAGTACGCCGGCAACGAAATCAAATTGGAAGGCGTCGAGTACGTGATTTTGCGCCAAAGCGACGTTTTGGCGGTTATCGAGGACTAA
- the groL gene encoding chaperonin GroEL (60 kDa chaperone family; promotes refolding of misfolded polypeptides especially under stressful conditions; forms two stacked rings of heptamers to form a barrel-shaped 14mer; ends can be capped by GroES; misfolded proteins enter the barrel where they are refolded when GroES binds) produces the protein MSKMIKYGEEARRALETGVNALADTVKITLGPKGRNVVLEKKFGAPLITNDGVTIAKEIELEDPFENLGAQLIREVSVKTNEVAGDGTTTAAVLAEAMIHEGMKNITAGANPVLIKKGMAAMTEAAVKELAAISKPISDKKSISQVAAISAGDETVGELISEAMEKVGKDGIININDGQSMKTELHVVDGMSFDRGYASPYFVTNGEKMSVEMEDAYLLITDKKVSNIQDILPLLETVSRNGLRLVIIADDVEGEALSNLVLNKLKGVLNVVAVKAPGYGDKRKAMLEDIAIITGGQVISADFGLELTDVTVNMLGRAKTVKVDKDNTTIVDGAGDKEAIKGRVAALRAQAENETSNYEKEKLQERIAKLAGGVADIRVGAATEVEAKEKKLRIEDALNATRAAVEEGIVAGGGTALLSITPALKAVAEGMQGDEKTGALIVLRALEEPIRQIVANAGMEASVVVNEVLKGIAANANYGFDAYRNEYRDMIEAGIIDPTKVTRSALQNAASVAGTLLTTESLVVSKPEPPVAPAQPPMDY, from the coding sequence ATGTCGAAAATGATTAAATACGGCGAGGAAGCACGCCGCGCATTGGAAACGGGCGTCAACGCATTGGCGGACACCGTAAAAATTACGCTGGGGCCCAAAGGCCGCAACGTCGTGTTGGAAAAGAAATTCGGGGCGCCCCTCATCACCAACGACGGCGTCACCATCGCCAAAGAGATAGAACTCGAAGATCCCTTCGAGAACTTGGGCGCGCAACTCATCCGCGAGGTCTCCGTCAAGACCAACGAAGTAGCGGGCGACGGTACCACCACGGCCGCCGTGTTGGCCGAGGCGATGATCCACGAGGGTATGAAGAATATCACCGCGGGAGCGAATCCCGTGTTGATCAAGAAGGGTATGGCCGCTATGACCGAGGCCGCCGTCAAGGAATTGGCCGCCATCAGCAAACCCATCTCGGACAAGAAGAGCATCAGCCAAGTCGCCGCTATTTCGGCGGGTGACGAGACCGTGGGCGAACTTATCTCCGAGGCCATGGAGAAGGTGGGTAAGGACGGCATCATCAATATCAACGACGGGCAGTCCATGAAGACCGAGTTGCACGTGGTGGACGGTATGAGTTTCGACCGCGGCTACGCCAGCCCCTACTTCGTCACCAACGGCGAGAAGATGTCCGTGGAAATGGAAGACGCGTATCTTCTTATCACGGATAAGAAGGTCAGCAATATTCAGGACATTTTGCCCTTGTTGGAGACCGTGAGCCGCAACGGCTTGCGTTTGGTCATCATCGCCGACGACGTGGAAGGCGAGGCGTTGAGCAACCTCGTGCTCAACAAGTTGAAGGGCGTGCTGAACGTGGTGGCCGTCAAAGCCCCCGGCTACGGCGACAAGCGTAAGGCGATGCTCGAAGATATCGCCATCATCACGGGCGGGCAGGTCATTTCGGCCGATTTCGGCTTGGAACTCACCGACGTGACCGTCAATATGCTGGGTCGTGCCAAGACCGTCAAGGTGGATAAGGACAACACCACCATCGTAGACGGTGCGGGCGACAAAGAGGCCATCAAAGGCAGAGTCGCCGCCTTGCGTGCACAGGCCGAGAACGAAACCAGCAATTATGAGAAAGAGAAATTGCAGGAGCGCATCGCCAAATTGGCGGGCGGCGTGGCCGATATCCGCGTGGGCGCCGCCACCGAGGTGGAAGCCAAAGAGAAGAAACTGCGCATCGAGGACGCTTTGAACGCCACCCGTGCCGCCGTGGAGGAAGGCATCGTGGCGGGCGGCGGTACCGCTTTGCTGTCCATCACTCCCGCCTTGAAGGCCGTGGCCGAAGGTATGCAGGGTGATGAGAAGACGGGCGCGTTGATTGTGCTACGCGCCTTGGAAGAACCCATCCGTCAAATCGTCGCCAACGCGGGAATGGAAGCCTCGGTCGTGGTGAACGAAGTGTTGAAGGGCATCGCCGCCAACGCCAACTACGGCTTCGACGCCTATCGCAACGAGTACCGCGATATGATCGAGGCGGGCATTATCGATCCTACCAAAGTGACGCGTTCGGCCCTGCAAAACGCCGCTTCGGTCGCGGGCACTTTGCTGACCACCGAAAGTTTGGTCGTCAGTAAACCCGAGCCGCCCGTGGCGCCCGCACAACCCCCGATGGACTATTGA